In Fluviicola taffensis DSM 16823, the following are encoded in one genomic region:
- a CDS encoding DUF4256 domain-containing protein, with protein MSKELSSQETQELLKMLKARFEKNMDRHKGLDWSKIVAKLEANPTKLWSLDEMESTDGEPDVIGYDKKTDEYLFVDCSAESPKGRRSLCYDREALNSRKEHKPANSVLDMADEMGIELLTEEEYRSLQQLGDFDKKTSSWVQTPEKIRKLGGAIFCDNRFQTIFTYCNGAESYYAARGFRGMVRV; from the coding sequence ATGAGTAAGGAATTATCGTCGCAAGAAACGCAAGAATTGTTGAAGATGTTGAAAGCGCGTTTTGAGAAGAATATGGATCGCCATAAAGGTCTTGATTGGTCAAAGATTGTAGCTAAATTGGAAGCAAATCCAACCAAATTGTGGTCGTTGGATGAAATGGAAAGCACAGATGGCGAACCAGATGTAATAGGTTATGACAAGAAAACGGATGAATATCTTTTTGTAGATTGTTCGGCAGAAAGTCCCAAAGGTAGAAGAAGTTTGTGTTACGACCGCGAAGCTTTAAATTCTCGGAAAGAGCATAAGCCAGCAAATAGTGTATTGGATATGGCAGACGAGATGGGAATTGAGCTCTTGACAGAAGAAGAGTACAGATCATTGCAGCAATTGGGAGATTTCGATAAAAAAACATCAAGTTGGGTACAAACACCTGAAAAAATTAGAAAGCTAGGTGGTGCTATTTTTTGTGATAATCGTTTCCAAACTATTTTCACATATTGCAACGGCGCTGAATCGTATTATGCGGCAAGAGGATTTAGAGGAATGGTACGCGTTTGA
- a CDS encoding YdeI/OmpD-associated family protein codes for MNPKVDWFFEKEEKWKEEVTELRKIVLECHLTEDLKWGCPCYTYEDKNILLIHVFKEYCAFLLFKGALMKDPKGILIQQTENVQAARQIRFTSLKEIKKLSSDLKKYIFHAIEVEESGVKVPLKKTKEFPVTVELEVKFNELPDLKKAFEALTPGRQRAYLLHLSQPKQAKTREIRIEKCIPYILNGKGLNDVNEYLMNKKKKNE; via the coding sequence ATGAATCCGAAAGTTGATTGGTTCTTTGAGAAAGAAGAAAAATGGAAAGAGGAGGTGACTGAACTGAGAAAGATTGTTCTCGAATGTCACTTGACAGAAGATTTGAAATGGGGTTGTCCTTGTTACACTTACGAGGATAAAAACATTCTTTTGATTCATGTTTTCAAAGAATACTGTGCTTTTCTGCTTTTTAAAGGCGCTTTGATGAAGGATCCGAAGGGAATTTTAATTCAACAAACTGAAAATGTACAAGCAGCAAGACAAATCCGATTTACGAGTTTGAAAGAAATTAAAAAACTGAGTTCTGATTTGAAGAAGTATATTTTTCACGCAATTGAAGTGGAAGAATCGGGAGTGAAAGTACCTTTGAAAAAGACGAAGGAATTTCCTGTGACAGTAGAATTGGAAGTTAAATTTAACGAACTCCCAGATTTGAAGAAGGCTTTTGAAGCGCTAACTCCAGGTCGACAAAGAGCTTATTTACTTCATTTGTCGCAACCCAAACAAGCGAAAACACGTGAGATTCGGATTGAAAAATGCATACCCTACATACTCAATGGAAAAGGATTGAACGATGTAAATGAATATTTGATGAACAAAAAAAAGAAGAATGAGTAA
- a CDS encoding DoxX family protein, with protein sequence MRTKKIIYWIATIWLSLGMLSTGIVQLLKMKQDVDRMAELQYPVYLLTLLGIWKILGVIAILIPKFPILKEWAYAGFFFAMSGAVFSHIASGSPMIEIFPSLLLLILTGVSWCLRPVNRKVVVIH encoded by the coding sequence ATGAGAACAAAAAAAATAATTTATTGGATTGCCACGATTTGGCTTTCTCTGGGAATGCTTTCAACCGGAATTGTACAGTTGCTAAAAATGAAACAAGATGTAGACCGAATGGCTGAGTTGCAATATCCAGTTTATTTGTTGACCCTCTTAGGAATTTGGAAAATACTGGGAGTTATTGCGATTCTGATTCCAAAATTTCCAATCTTGAAAGAATGGGCGTATGCAGGTTTTTTCTTCGCTATGTCGGGAGCAGTATTTTCGCATATTGCATCTGGAAGTCCGATGATTGAAATCTTTCCGTCGCTCTTGCTTTTAATTTTAACTGGTGTATCTTGGTGTTTGAGACCAGTGAATAGAAAGGTTGTCGTAATACATTGA
- a CDS encoding SRPBCC domain-containing protein, whose amino-acid sequence MERKTHIHAEDGKQELTITREFDLPLKLLFKAYEEAEIVEQWMGTKVLKLENKKHGAYQFETTDPMGNKHGFHGTIHDFIPNQKIVRTFEMESAAIGPQLEFLEFEKLSDSRSKLTMQVIYRSVEARAMQLKMPFEMGLNMAHNRMEEILK is encoded by the coding sequence ATGGAACGAAAAACACACATTCACGCCGAAGATGGCAAACAGGAATTAACAATCACACGGGAATTTGATTTGCCCTTGAAATTACTTTTTAAAGCGTATGAAGAAGCAGAAATCGTGGAGCAATGGATGGGAACCAAAGTGTTGAAATTGGAAAACAAAAAGCATGGTGCTTATCAGTTTGAAACAACTGACCCAATGGGAAATAAACATGGTTTCCATGGAACGATACATGATTTCATTCCGAACCAGAAAATAGTTAGAACCTTTGAAATGGAAAGTGCTGCGATTGGTCCTCAATTGGAATTTCTGGAGTTCGAGAAATTATCTGATAGCAGGAGTAAATTGACTATGCAGGTTATTTATCGTTCCGTTGAAGCACGTGCTATGCAATTGAAAATGCCATTTGAAATGGGATTGAACATGGCGCATAATCGAATGGAAGAGATTTTGAAATAA
- a CDS encoding ArsR/SmtB family transcription factor has product MNLRRDVFQAIADPTRRAILLLLASQSMTAGAIASNFDTARPTVSKHLQILTECELLQQTQNGREVYYQINAKNMKEVADFIEPFRQLWDDRFNKLEEIMKTYKDK; this is encoded by the coding sequence ATGAATTTAAGACGAGATGTATTTCAGGCTATAGCAGATCCAACTAGAAGAGCGATTCTATTGCTGTTGGCTTCACAATCCATGACAGCTGGAGCTATTGCCTCTAATTTTGATACTGCAAGACCAACCGTGTCGAAACATTTACAAATTCTCACCGAATGTGAATTGTTACAACAAACTCAAAATGGGAGAGAAGTTTATTATCAAATTAACGCCAAAAACATGAAAGAAGTCGCCGACTTTATCGAACCATTTCGCCAACTCTGGGATGACCGATTCAACAAACTGGAAGAGATCATGAAAACTTATAAGGATAAATAA
- a CDS encoding B12-binding domain-containing radical SAM protein — protein MKNQLLLVTPPFTQLNTPYPATAYLKGFLNTKNIASIQADLGIEVILELFSKTGLTTLFAEIETKDLQLSENAERIVALKADYIQTIDSVIGFLQGKNPSLAHPICQDDFLPEASRFNQLEELDWAFGIMGTQDKAKHLATLYLEDISDLIVETVDSHFGFSRYAERLGRSALKFDELYDALQQEITFTDKILLEILEKRFQEVDPNMVAFSVPFPGNLYAAFRCAQYIKKQYPKVKTAMGGGFPNTELRSVSDARVFEFFDFITLDDGEAPIENLVEYLHGKRAIQELKRTFALIDNQVVYINNSKTPDYKQKDLGTPDYSDLLLDQYISVIEIVNPMHRMWSDGRWNKLTMAHGCYWGKCTFCDISLDYIKIYEPATAKILVDRMEELILQTGQNGFHFVDEAAPPALMRELALEIIRRKLVVSWWTNIRFEKSFTHDLCILLKNSGCIAVSGGLEVASDRLLTLIDKGVTVSQVAKVTRNFTETGIMVHAYLMYGFPTQTVQETIDSLEMVRQLFETGVLQSGFWHQFAMTAHSPIGLNPEQFNVIRETGLGTFANNDLVHQDKTGIDHEQFSFGLKKSLYNFMHGIGFDMPLQSWFDFKIPRTNISPNFILDAIEELEIPSTKASSKIVWLGKKPTLNFYTKNKKGNQWEMSELTFHTKRNVFSIQVSKSQGIWLEKILQELSTSNNKNKLFQEIKSDYEKHNSIEDFEPFWYGKQVAQLKDAGLLVL, from the coding sequence TTGAAAAATCAGCTCTTATTAGTTACTCCTCCATTTACGCAGCTCAATACTCCGTATCCGGCCACGGCTTACCTAAAAGGGTTTTTGAATACCAAAAACATCGCTTCCATTCAGGCAGATTTAGGAATCGAAGTTATTCTTGAATTGTTTTCTAAAACTGGATTAACGACACTTTTTGCTGAAATAGAGACGAAAGATTTACAACTTTCAGAGAATGCCGAGCGAATCGTTGCGCTAAAAGCAGATTACATTCAAACCATTGATTCTGTTATTGGCTTCTTACAAGGAAAAAATCCAAGCTTGGCACACCCTATTTGTCAGGATGATTTTTTACCCGAAGCATCTCGCTTCAACCAACTGGAAGAACTAGATTGGGCGTTTGGAATCATGGGAACCCAGGATAAAGCAAAACATTTAGCTACGCTTTATTTGGAAGACATTTCCGATTTAATCGTTGAAACAGTTGATTCTCATTTTGGGTTTAGCCGGTATGCTGAACGATTAGGACGATCTGCACTGAAGTTTGACGAATTATACGATGCTCTCCAACAAGAAATTACTTTTACCGATAAAATCCTACTCGAAATCCTTGAAAAACGCTTTCAGGAAGTTGATCCAAACATGGTGGCCTTTTCCGTTCCTTTTCCAGGAAATCTATATGCGGCTTTTCGCTGTGCACAATACATTAAAAAACAATATCCCAAAGTAAAAACTGCCATGGGAGGCGGATTTCCCAATACTGAATTGCGTTCCGTTTCTGATGCGCGTGTATTTGAGTTCTTCGATTTCATTACACTCGATGACGGTGAGGCTCCGATTGAGAATTTGGTGGAATATTTGCACGGAAAACGAGCTATTCAAGAACTGAAACGCACCTTTGCACTTATTGACAATCAGGTTGTCTATATAAACAATTCCAAAACACCCGATTACAAACAAAAAGACCTCGGAACTCCCGATTACAGTGATTTACTGCTTGATCAATACATTTCGGTTATAGAAATTGTAAATCCGATGCACCGTATGTGGAGCGATGGCAGATGGAATAAGTTAACAATGGCACACGGCTGTTACTGGGGGAAATGCACCTTTTGCGATATTTCTTTGGATTACATCAAAATCTACGAACCAGCTACAGCAAAGATTCTTGTTGACCGCATGGAAGAATTGATTCTTCAAACTGGTCAAAATGGATTTCACTTTGTAGATGAAGCAGCTCCTCCAGCTTTGATGCGTGAATTGGCATTGGAAATCATTCGAAGAAAACTAGTAGTGAGTTGGTGGACCAATATTCGCTTTGAAAAGAGCTTTACTCACGATTTATGTATTCTACTTAAAAATTCTGGTTGTATTGCGGTTTCTGGTGGACTAGAAGTTGCTTCAGATCGTTTATTAACACTCATAGACAAAGGCGTAACTGTTTCACAGGTTGCCAAAGTAACCCGCAATTTCACAGAAACTGGAATTATGGTTCATGCCTATTTGATGTATGGATTCCCAACACAAACCGTTCAAGAAACAATTGATTCACTTGAAATGGTGCGTCAATTATTTGAAACAGGCGTACTACAATCAGGTTTCTGGCATCAATTTGCAATGACTGCTCATAGTCCGATTGGATTGAATCCTGAGCAATTTAATGTCATTCGAGAAACAGGATTAGGAACTTTCGCTAATAACGACCTTGTTCATCAAGATAAAACAGGAATTGATCACGAACAGTTCAGTTTTGGACTCAAAAAATCATTGTACAACTTCATGCATGGCATCGGTTTCGACATGCCTTTGCAAAGCTGGTTTGACTTTAAAATTCCACGAACCAACATTTCTCCCAATTTCATTCTAGATGCTATTGAAGAGCTAGAAATTCCTTCGACAAAAGCCAGTTCAAAAATTGTTTGGCTGGGTAAAAAGCCCACCTTGAATTTCTATACAAAGAATAAAAAAGGAAATCAATGGGAAATGTCTGAACTGACCTTTCATACCAAAAGGAATGTTTTTTCGATTCAAGTCAGCAAAAGTCAAGGAATCTGGCTGGAGAAAATTCTTCAAGAACTTTCAACTTCGAATAATAAAAACAAGTTGTTCCAGGAAATCAAATCTGATTACGAGAAACACAACAGCATAGAAGATTTTGAACCATTCTGGTACGGAAAACAAGTAGCACAATTAAAAGATGCAGGATTACTGGTATTATAA